The nucleotide sequence TCGGTTAGTTCGTTCCACACGTTTCCTCTCCACTTCTCGGAGGGGCGCACTTCCAACCAACAAGggcacacaaaagaaaaaatcaCCGAAAAGAGGACGAAAgcgaagcgcacacacacgcacattgGTGAAACAGACAAGACGCAGAGGAAAGAACAGCgctcgtgtgtgtatggaAAGTTATGCAtttcctttttgttgttgttgtctccTGGTGTTGTGAAACGGCGGTGAGCCTTGCGAGATTCTCTACTTTCCCGCCCAttcgctttcctcctcctccctcttttttccttgaCTCCGTTGATCCGTCGTTCCGCTTCTCACTCCtattcttctctcctcgacCTCacttcttcgtctcctcttctttgttcACGTCTGCAGAGCTGGCTGAGCACACCGCACTGCACGCACAAAGGAAACCCCTTTGCACGGCTGTGATGATGGCTTGCCTCGCCGGCAGCATTCGATCTcttatcctcctcctccgactcCTCGTTCTTCGCCCATTCGCTCACTCGCACACATTCTCGCATCACTCGTGCCGTCCTCCGTCCCCACCCCGCACCTCACCTTCGGTTTCACCAAattcccttctccctcgtcttcttctttcgtAGGCAATTCTTGCGCAGAACATACACACGTATAGAAGTGATCGTGTGCTATCAGGAATGCCAAGCACAGAAATGCGTAAAGAACAGTTAAAGAGAAGAAGGTCAGGCGATACTCGCAGGGGCTACGGTACAGGGGGGGGAGTAAGAAGACTGCACTACAGTCccgctgtcaccgctgcgAGTGGTGAATAGCAGCTGAATTACAGGAAAACAGtattcacacacacacacacacacagcaacagcagagaCAGTAAGGGAAAACGGAGGGAAGGGGATAAGAAATCAGAACTACCGTCATTCCTTACGAAGTTATCGACCGTcgtagaaaaaaaaagggaaaaaataAAGAGTCGTGGTGTCGTACGTCCACGCGAAGCCTCACTTGTTGAATTAACGTCAAGTCATCATCGAACGGCACCCTCTCGCCACCCGTCCACCTCAACCTTCTCTTAACGGTATCTGCCGCGTCGCTTTTTCCTCTACCTCTGCACTTTGATTCTCCGACCCGCCCTGACTGCTGTCGTGATTCGAGCAGTGCGCTGTGGCGTCGTCCTCAGAACGGAGAACAACGAccgacaaaaaaaaaagcaatCAATGGGGGGCATGAAGAAAGTGATGCGTAGAAACGAAGAATCGGCAACCACAGAACGCGAAACAATTAAGAGGGAAACAGGAATAGCACAGCGGGTGGCGCTGGTCTGCGAGCACAAGGTAGGAATGACAACATGGAAAGAACTcgggcacacgcagagagagagagacgcgcaagCCAGtacacacctctctctctccctctctgtgtataTTCACACACAAAGCCCACGTGTACGTGAAACGCTCTGTTCACACATCGCTTGATGCACTGGCATTTACAGAAGCatgcagcaacaacaaaaagagacaCGAGCGTATGCGAGATCAAGCGacaaggggaaaagagaagggggagggggaagcacGCACAGGTAGATGGAAAAGAGACGGAGCGtgaagacgagagagagactagCCCAAAGTGCCCACACGAAGTACCCGTGCATGAAGAGCGAACAAGAGGCGAGTCCTTTGTTAAGGATCCACTTCACCGTCATCCCCAcaacatatatatatatatatgttcTCTTATTTACCTTGTGCCCCAGCCCACCTATTCCTTTACCATCTGCGTTGgccctcgcccctcccctctgccttCCTCAGCCCTTGAAGTGACAGGACTCTCCTCGCCCTTCACAATCAGACACACTCACTCTTTGCCCTTCGTTGCTGCCCGCTCTCCTACCATGGgcacctcttttcctcttgctGTCATCACTGACTCTTTGCTTGTGCGCTTGCCTTTGCATCTCTAGACCTTCTGTAGCCTTGTGAGTGGGGGTAAAATAGCGTGTACGTGAATGGGTGTCAGTGATGGGGTGTGCGAGAAGCTCATCCATAGCTCCTGGCAGCATACCCCTCAAGCTTTGAGAACTTATCGTCCATACTTCAACGTGACACCCTGATCCTGCTTACCTCATCACCCTTTGCTgcccactcctctctccctcttcacagTGTAAATGTAGGGGTTGGGAAAAAAACGTGCGTGGTATTGTATTAACAAGGGTCGCTCGGTGACTCACTGCACGGTCAGCGGAGGTGAaccgaaaaagagagatccTCGAATCCAATGATTATACACACCCGCGATgacgagagagcgagcgaaaTGGGCGGCTCGAGTGCATACAAAACAATGGTCAGTCATACAAAGGGGGTGCGCCACGGCAAAGTATCCATCCGATAGGAGTTTGGAAACAGGAGATGTGCGTCTGTGACCGTTTTTTTTTAATCACGTTTCCGCCTGTGGTTGTTGTGTGAGCTCCTGAGGTGCCTTTCAGCAAGAACAGATAAAACTAGAAAAGAGGCCACAGTAACAACCGATAAACCAATAATAAAAAAGAAACAGCACATGAGGTGTATGTGGCCTGAAGCACCCCCATTACGAAAGCCAGTCAACCAGTCAACCAACCAACAAAACCgagaccaccaccaccaccaccaaaaaGAAAATTTGAACTGCCCAACAAAGCCAAACGCGAAATAAAGgcgaagaaaacgaaacaaaaaaaaaactgaaaCATAGAAATacgggaaagggagaaacaTAAGCGAAAAAGATGCCTTATAGACAAGGCTGGCGTGGCAAATTAAATAAACAgtgaaacgaaaaaaaaaatgcagtagaaggaaaaaagaaaggaggcaTTGCACTATCACAGGGATTGAGaaaggcgtgcgtgtgggttggtgagtgtgggtgtatgtgggGCAAGAAGGGAGgtgccctctctccatcctcctcctcttccccgtCTTCGTacgtctcttcttctcgctcaATCGATGAGTTCTCTCCACAGGCTCAATTCCTAGGAAAGGCCTGCGTGAAAAAAGGCACCCGAGAAGCATGAGCGGAGAAAataggagaggaggaaggcggaaAGACAAGAAACGCAAACACATTCGCGCTCAAgaagcccccccccacacacacacacacaagcacacacacacacgcctacacTGCTCACTGCACACCAAGGGAAGGCGAGACGATGGCACGCGATGCGTTCCATTCCGCAACTGCGGAAtagagaaagcgagaagaacaaggagagagggaaaagaagggcaCCATTTTTGCTATCCTCCCACTTTTTAAGGGTTAATAGcgtggaaaagaaaaaaaaaacacgcatCCTTGAGAAGAGACGCGAAAATTGAGAAGACGTAtaacacacgcgcacacaaacaGGGACGTGACACGCACATTTCGACACACGATATTCGCCAAGATGGAACTCCACACGTACGCCAACcaaagaagcaaaacaacGAGCGAAGGAGTGGGGAACCAAACTGTGCGAACACCTGGTGAAGAAAAGCGGAGTCATTCCCGCCGTGCTCTTCAACAGACATGTGCATTACGCCCTTGCCAGATGGGGTGTTCTTGCTTTTCTTGCAGAGCGACTCGGGTGTGGTTACTTCTTATGTTATTCTTCATTTTATCGCTTCACTGCTGTCTACCAACTCGCTCGATGTTTCCAGGCATTTCACACGCATCTTTTTATCCCTCCTCCGTTTGTATTCACAGAAAGTGCCCTTTAACGGCTCCCTGCTCTCTTGTCTTCAACCTCCTTCACAAACATTGTGGCTGCGGCGGTATACCCATGATTTCCCATGACCTTCACACTGAGTCACACAGCACAGAGAATGAAAATGCTACCCCCTGCACCAGATGTCTAGTGGCGGTCCGGGCACTCGCGAGACAGGTGCTCCGTCGAGCCGCAGTTGTAGCACGACTTCGGCTTGCGCTCGTTCGGGCAGTCGCGGCTCAGGTGGCCGGTGCCACCGCAGTTGTAGCAAGAGCGGGTGTCAGCCCCGGCCTTGGCCTCATTCGTGCACTCGCGAGACAGGTGCTCCGTCGAGCCGCAGTTGAAGCACGACTTCGGCTTGCGCTCGCTGGGGCAGTCGCGGCTCATGTGACCGGTCTCACCGCAGTTGTAGCAAGAGCGGGTCGCCGCGACGCGcgggcagctgcgcgacatgTGGCCGGCTTCACCACACTTGTAGCACGTGAGAGCAGACATGATgatggaggaaggggaagggagaaaatgcgagggagaaagcgagagggaagaCTTGGGAGAGTGGAAATCTGCGCCCGCGTTGTGCGTcaaggaaaaaaggaaagcagaatgtcgggagggggggttcACGCAAGAGATGCAGAAGCAAGAAACCCCCGAGCAAAACGTGAAGCGAtgatgaaagagaggagatgcaTGTAAGCCAGTAGATATTCGACGTGGAGGAAATGAagacagaggaagagcatTCACTTTGCGACAGACACGAGAGTAAGGCAATGTTGCCGTCACATGCAGCAATGACGCTGGCAAGGACGTAGCGCACATCACTACCTGAGAAGGTGGCGAGATGAACAACGTAGTTCATCAATCTGCGGGGTGTGAAACCGAGCCGCGTACTTCTCTGCGCACACCcccggcaccaccaccaatACCTTCATCGAAATTGCTGGTTAAAGCGCGATCATATCAtggtctctctttcttgtcCAGCTTTTCGTCGATTACAGTTCCGGTTAAGGTCGGAACCAAACATGTTTCCTCTCGTGCTGCAAAGAAGAGGgtaaagaaaagagggagaggtgaaacccacaaaaaaaacacaagTACACAACACCACACGGCTGATCATCCTCCCTAATGTCCTTCACAGTCTCGCTTTTCTATCTTTCTCCTTGTCCGAAAACAAGTAACGAAAAACAGTCGAGAGAGAAACAATAGTAGCAGGAATGAAGACATAGAAACAAATGACCatggggaaaggggagggagctTTCACAATCCTGTGCTTGTACAGGCGCATCGTTCGGAAGAAAAAGCACCTGTGGCGTACAGTCCCCCCCCCAtcgtccctcttccccacaaACAACGATACATTAACTCGCTCTCACCATGACTCTCTCACCTTTGATTTCTTGTCGTTCTCTGTTGCATCTCTTCCGGCATCTTCTCTCAGGAGCGCACCGAATCAGAAAACAGTGCGTATTCTACGCCAAAGGGACATACAGGGACGAGCGCAGAGGAGCGCGAGACGAGACCAGTAAAAAAGTGCATTAGTTAAAGCACAGACCGACAGAAGTCAAAAGGCACacaagagagcgaaaaaaaatGACGAAGTCAGAGGGGAAGGGTGTGCCCGGGTATGTAAGTCGGCTTCTGCGAGTACCTCACATGCGTGCACACGTATACCCAtaggcacagacacagaaAGTAttgtgcagcggcagagaagagacgaGGAAACGAAAGATTagttggcggcggcggtcgaaAAGGTTCGATCCCGTTTCgacactttttttttctgtggaGGGtccttttgttgttgccaATTGTGCTtgtcattttttttttctgcgttCCCTTTCATTCTTTTTCCTACTTCTTTGTTGTTCGCTTGTGTCTCTCCTAATTGGCTCCAGGCACGGCGAAGTGATGAGTGAGACCAGCGATGCCCGCACCACCTGGGAGTGTCCAAAGGAAGAAGACCGACAATCGAAATGAAAACGAGACGAAAACAAGAAAAGCGacgcggaaaaaaaaatacgaCAGGCGATCTTTTcagtttctttttttttgtggttgTGGTTGTGGTCCGGCTGTTCGCCTTGTTATGGGCCGCGATTAAAAGTGAGATCCGtaaagaagcgagagaagtgGGGTGAAGTAAACCCCTTAACAGACCATTTCAAAgacacaaacaaaaaaataataataataaaacacagagaaggagagagagagaggacttATGCACgcaagaaaaggaaagggcaaaaaaaaaagccagAATCCCCGCGAGACacaacagaagaagagagggaagaaaggaaggaagggagaggagagggaacaCAGCGGGTGGACCTCAGCAGGGAGTCTAAGAGAGTACACAAAGAAGGATCGAAAACagcaagaggaaaagggagaagaggttCAGCGGACACCGATGCACAAGGCCAAAGTGTAGCTGTGTTCCTTTCATATTTGCTTCTGATGCTCCACGCCTAGTCCTCTACCGTCCTCCCTTCGCAGTGATGTGCCCTCACCGTCAGAGCAACCTACACCACACACATGCTGACAAAGTCTCGTGAATAACcgcgcgcccccccccctctctctttctctctctcca is from Leishmania panamensis strain MHOM/PA/94/PSC-1 chromosome 35 sequence and encodes:
- a CDS encoding universal minicircle sequence binding protein, putative (TriTrypDB/GeneDB-style sysID: LpmP.35.1650); translated protein: MSALTCYKCGEAGHMSRSCPRVAATRSCYNCGETGHMSRDCPSERKPKSCFNCGSTEHLSRECTNEAKAGADTRSCYNCGGTGHLSRDCPNERKPKSCYNCGSTEHLSRECPDRH